Genomic segment of Fervidobacterium gondwanense DSM 13020:
GTGGATACAATAGTCGCAGTTATTAAAGAACCGGATATTTCTGTCGAAAGGCTGCTTGATATAATCAAAGGCCCGGATTTTCCAACTGGTGGAATTATCATAGGAAGAGCTGGAATACGTGAAATGTATGTTACAGGCAAAGGCAGTTTCACTGTAAGAGGCAAAGTTGAAGTAAAACATGAGAAGAAGAAAAAAAGCATAATAATTACCGAGATACCCTATGGCATAAGCAAAGCAGATTTAATAAACCAGATTGCTGAATACTTACAAGAAGAAGAGATTCCAGTCAAGGATTTAAGAGATGAAAGTGATAAAGAAGGTCTTAGGGTTGTAATCGAATTTCCAGAAGAAATAAACGAGGAAGTTATTTTGAACAATCTCTACCAGAAAACAGGCCTTCAAACGAGATTCAACGCAACGTTCTTGGTAATAGATGCAGATAAGCAACCAAGACTGATGAATCTTAAGCAAATAGTTGAGGCATTTGTCAGACACAGGTTTGAAGTTATACGCAGGCGCACACAGTATGCGTACCAACAGGATTCAAGAAAGGCTCATATCCTTGAAGGACTGATAAAAGCTTCGAGGGCGATAGACACCGTTGTAAACATTGTGCGAGGTGCGAAAGATTCTTCAGATGCGACAGCACAGTTGATCGATATTCTCCAACTAACTGAAGAACAGGCAAAGGCAGTATTGGACATGAGACTTGGTAGGCTTACAAACTTGGAAACTCAGAACCTGCAAGGTGAGTACAGGGAAGTATTACTGCGATTGGAAAGGGAAAAAGAAATATTGATGAGCGATGAGAAGGTCTATGAAGTCATGATTCAAGAACTTCTGGAATTGAAGGAAAAGTACGGAGATGAGAGAAGAACCGAGATAACAGAATACGAAGAAACAATAACGCGGTTTGATAAGAAGGATCTTGTACCAAACAAGGATGTTGTTATGACGTTGACAAGAAAAGGCTTCTTAAAGTTGATGGACCTCAATGTCTTCCGAACGCAAAGGCGCAATGGAAAGGGAGTTACTGGAACCAACTTAATGGAAGACGATATCGTCTCACAGATAATTTATACGCAGTTGCACAACAATACGTTGTTCTTCACTTCCTTTGGTAAGGTATACGAACTTGAAAACTTAGAGATAGAAGAAAGTGGACGCACAACGAAAGGTAAGCCCGTTAATAAGTATATAAAGCTTGAACAAGGCGAAAAGGTTCTTGCAATGATGGATATATCAGATTACAGTGGCGACTTGCTTTTTGTGACTAAGAATGGTGTGGTTAAGAGAACGAAACTTGAGGAGTTTAGGAATATAACATCAAAAGGTATAAGGGCTATAACTTTTAGAGAAGGTGACGAGCTTGTTTCTGTGTTGAAAGTTTCATCTGAGGAGCACACTGTGTTGATCTCTACTAAACTTGGAATGAGCATCAGGTTTGGACTTGAAGAAGTAAGAACGATGGGAAGATCCGCAGCAGGTGTTGGTGGAATAAGATTGCGAGAAGGCGACCAAGTTGTCTCTGCAACCATTTTGGAAAATGACGAAGGATTTATACTCACAATAACAGAAAATGGTTTTGGAAAACTGACAGAAGCTTCAGAATACAGGAAGCAGTCGAGAAATGGAATTGGTATAAAGAATATCGCCGACCTTGAAAAAACAGGAGCTATTGTTGGTGTTTCATATGTAAAAGGTGATGAAGAAGTCGTTGTATTTACCAAAGACGGTGCGACTATAAAATTCAAAGTTAGCGATGTACCTTCACGCGGACGTGTAGCACAGGGAGTCAAAGTGATCCACCTTGCTGACGGAGATATCGTCGCAGATTTTGCCGTTATCGGTGGTGAAGATTGATTTGTACAGGGAAATTGAACACAAAGCGGATTTGGCGTATGAAGTAATTGTAAATGATATCGATGAGCTGCTGAGAGATTTAATCGAGATTTTCAAAGAGAATGCAGAGATCGAAAGTTCAAAAAATGTTGAAGTTTCAAATGACAATTTGCAAAATATTGTAAAAAAATGTTATAATATAAAAATGATTAAAGATATGGACGAGTCGGATGAATTCATAGACAGCGTTTTTGACACAGTAAATGATATAATTTCTTTAATAGACAGGGGATATTTTCCAATCAAAGTCGAGAACTCCTGCATTTATTTGATACCGCTTAGAGTGATTTTTAGAATCAAAGCTTTGACTTACCACGCACTTAAAGTAAAAGTTCTGGGTTCAAGAATTCATTTTTGGATGGTGTTCGACGTATGAGGAATTTGACAGAAAAACAGCAGCAAATCTATGAGTTTATAAAAGACTATATAACAATGAAAGGATACTCTCCATCTGTTAGGGATATAGCGCGTCATTTCAAGATGACGCCACGTGGTGCTCAGCAACATATAATAGCATTAGAAAAGAAAGGTTACATAACACGTGCCAAAGGACCAAGGACGATAACCTTGGCTGACAGGAAGGAAAGTATTACAATTCCTGTTAAAGGAAAAATCGCTGCTGGACAAGCCATAGAAATGTTTGAAGAAGTTGACGAAGAAATTGAGGTACCGTTGGTCATGCTTCGAGGTTATGGAGTTTACTTTG
This window contains:
- the gyrA gene encoding DNA gyrase subunit A, which codes for MIERLLEEELVKSYLSYSMSVIIGRAIPDVRDGLKPVQRRILYSMYELGLSHNKPFKKSARIVGEVMGKYHPHGDASIYEALVRMAQPWSMRYSLVEGQGNFGSVDRDPPAAMRYTEARLHKISEEMMEDIEKNTVRMLDNFDGSLQEPEVLPSKLPNLLLNGASGIAVGMATSIPTHNLKDVVDTIVAVIKEPDISVERLLDIIKGPDFPTGGIIIGRAGIREMYVTGKGSFTVRGKVEVKHEKKKKSIIITEIPYGISKADLINQIAEYLQEEEIPVKDLRDESDKEGLRVVIEFPEEINEEVILNNLYQKTGLQTRFNATFLVIDADKQPRLMNLKQIVEAFVRHRFEVIRRRTQYAYQQDSRKAHILEGLIKASRAIDTVVNIVRGAKDSSDATAQLIDILQLTEEQAKAVLDMRLGRLTNLETQNLQGEYREVLLRLEREKEILMSDEKVYEVMIQELLELKEKYGDERRTEITEYEETITRFDKKDLVPNKDVVMTLTRKGFLKLMDLNVFRTQRRNGKGVTGTNLMEDDIVSQIIYTQLHNNTLFFTSFGKVYELENLEIEESGRTTKGKPVNKYIKLEQGEKVLAMMDISDYSGDLLFVTKNGVVKRTKLEEFRNITSKGIRAITFREGDELVSVLKVSSEEHTVLISTKLGMSIRFGLEEVRTMGRSAAGVGGIRLREGDQVVSATILENDEGFILTITENGFGKLTEASEYRKQSRNGIGIKNIADLEKTGAIVGVSYVKGDEEVVVFTKDGATIKFKVSDVPSRGRVAQGVKVIHLADGDIVADFAVIGGED
- the lexA gene encoding transcriptional repressor LexA, whose protein sequence is MRNLTEKQQQIYEFIKDYITMKGYSPSVRDIARHFKMTPRGAQQHIIALEKKGYITRAKGPRTITLADRKESITIPVKGKIAAGQAIEMFEEVDEEIEVPLVMLRGYGVYFALKVQGDSMINAHIVDGDYVIIKKQYTAENNSIVAVTVDDKVTLKRIFVRDDVIELVPENDSYPIIKQDPKKVRVIGKMVGLIRVLK